One window of the Pieris rapae chromosome 13, ilPieRapa1.1, whole genome shotgun sequence genome contains the following:
- the LOC110993866 gene encoding membrane-associated guanylate kinase, WW and PDZ domain-containing protein 2 isoform X1 — MAQSSVDSDRLSSAGISTHSSGTAGPVGGSVVGVRAGDQGHKREDEDDYLGPLPPMWEKAFTPSGERYFIDYNTGTSHWLDPRLARVRKHSLGECGEDELPYGWERVTDERYGSYYVDHINRRTQYENPVLQARRLRAEKLAAENNNNNQSNGTTPTGELRGERFSLTLTKGTQGLGFTLIGAEGSPETEGYLQIRSIVPHSPAWIDGALRPGDVIVGVGNRGVRGLSHAQVAQIFQGIAAGSDVALHFVRGYPLSFDSEDPNTRVLSTLAVDASSDAVAMQQLTRALRTRFNLDSPNDQSRDETDNSCEVNPTQRRLLSRSFDLDEIPATEANSLPPRCPSADHLLTLATDHQHRSVANEPGRELVLTLRRGAAGFGFTIADSVHGQKVKKVLDLGRCAGLREGDLLLQIGDTDVRHVPHQRVVQVLKECPAMSETTLRVWRKNTITRAPRSRSATRVQPVNTNAVNSQLGRSKTPTAEQLRSPAVAADTRRQNDMNSVEATYAVPEHKSRETRESIMERRRRSSTPGARLTLPVVTPWSEQTDNWTERETWIDNSNNIRNWAENAQKWDGASQKWDGSSQKWDGSSQKWDGSSQKWDGSSQKWDGEGTSNGNWEGNGERWNNNWGEVPTPTVHVDMNAAYWRGNASVADSSDNGGFPEDGLLHSPTTAAIGGMSRQSPSTSRLRPHSPANSTGRLRSNSPSNTSATDRLLNTSPSTRLQSQSPSNNSSNGRLKGSPLRLRDPSPSRHIHSPVSHRSASCFDADMQQSGYVANYPQVEAGGSTDPEADVLVRLARGSAGFGFRIVGGTEDGSRVAVGYVVPGGPADGLLRPGDLLTSVDGIPLSGATHARAVAYVCQAASRGHVTLGVRHNRADIQPLGIPAVVPAHQHQPLLPAEPPVAHVPASYNILHPAPMYPPAAPMYGVQYEASGGWTVPYDVTVTRNEGEGFGFVVISSTNKATSTIGQLIANSPAARCGLLHVGDTIVAINHLPVRNLPHPEVVALIKRSGTTVTLTVLPPD, encoded by the exons ATGGCTCAAAGTTCAGTAGATTCTGATAGATTATCATCAGCTGGAATTTCCACACACAGTTCAGGAACTGCTGGTCCTGTGGGTGGATCTGTGGTTGGTGTAAGAGCTGGAGATCAAGGGCATAAAAGAGAGGATGAAGATGATTATTTAGGACCATTACCTCCAATGTGGGAAAAGGCTTTTACACCTTCAGGAGAGAGGTATTTTATAGA ctaTAACACTGGTACATCACACTGGCTAGACCCACGTCTTGCCAGAGTAAGGAAGCATTCTTTAGGAGAATGTGGTGAAGATGAACTTCCATATGGATGGGAACGAGTCACAGATGAAAGATATGGATCATATTATGTAGACCACATCAATAGACGGACTCAGTATGAGAATCCTGTGCTTCAAGCTAGGCGGTTAAGAG CTGAGAAGTTAGCAGCGgaaaacaacaacaataatCAATCAAATGGTACAACGCCCACTGGAGAGTTACGTGGCGAAAGATTTTCACTTACACTTACTAAAGGGACACAG ggtCTGGGCTTCACTTTAATTGGTGCTGAAGGATCTCCAGAGACTGAAGGATATCTCCAAATAAGGAGTATTGTACCACACAGCCCAGCATGGATAGATG gtgCGTTAAGGCCCGGTGACGTAATAGTGGGCGTGGGCAACCGCGGTGTGCGAGGACTGTCGCACGCACAGGTCGCACAGATTTTCCAGGGGATAGCGGCCGGAAGTGACGTCGCATTGCATTTTGTTAGAG GATATCCTCTATCATTTGACTCTGAAGATCCCAACACAAGAGTGCTTAGTACATTAGCAGTAGATGCTAGCAGTGATGCAGTGGCCATGCAGCAACTGACGAGAGCTTTGCGGACGAG GTTTAACTTAGACTCCCCTAACGATCAAAGTCGCGACGAAACAGATAACTCATGTGAAGTCAATCCAACTCAACGCCGGCTTTTATCCCGTAGTTTTGACCTGGATGAAATTCCTGCAACGGAAGCGAACTCACTACCACCACGATGCCCATCTGCTGACCATTTACTCACTTTGGCTactg atCACCAACACCGCAGTGTGGCAAACGAACCCGGGCGAGAGCTTGTATTGACATTGAGGCGTGGTGCGGCTGGATTTGGTTTTACCATAGCTGATAGTGTCCATGGACAGAAAGTCAaaaag gtgTTAGATCTCGGCAGATGCGCGGGATTGCGGGAAGGTGACTTACTTCTACAGATTGGAGACACAGACGTTCGTCATGTTCCTCATCAACGTGTTGTGCag gtGCTAAAAGAATGTCCAGCGATGTCAGAAACCACACTACGAGTTTGGAGAAAGAATACAATAACACGCGCACCAAGAAGTCGATCTGCTACAAGAGTTCAACCAGTTAATA CAAACGCCGTGAATTCTCAGCTCGGACGAAGTAAAACCCCAACAGCTGAACAGCTTCGATCACCTGCCGTTGCagctgacacacgccgtcaaaATGATATGAATtcag ttgaaGCTACCTACGCGGTCCCTGAACACAAATCACGCGAAACGCGAGAAAGCATTATGGAAAGACGCCGCAGAAGTTCCACGCCTGGGGCCAGACTTACCCTGCCGGTAGTCACGCCTTGGAGTGAACAAACAGACAACTGGACCGAACGAGAGACCTGGATAGATAATTCCAATAATATACGAAATTGGGCAGAAAACGCCCAAAAGTGGGACGGTGCAAGCCAAAAGTGGGACGGATCGAGCCAAAAGTGGGACGGATCGAGCCAAAAGTGGGACGGGTCAAGCCAAAAATGGGATGGATCCAGCCAAAAGTGGGACGGGGAAGGTACTAGTAATGGGAATTGGGAGGGTAACGGTGAGAGGTGGAATAACAACTGGGGTGAGGTACCTACCCCAACGGTTCACGTTGATATGAACGCTGCCTATTGGAGGGGAAATGCGAGTGTGGCAGATAGTAGCGATAATGGag gttTCCCCGAAGATGGCTTACTTCACTCTCCAACAACAGCAGCTATTGGTGGTATGTCTCGGCAGTCACCTTCTACTAGTCGGCTTAGACCACACTCACCTGCCAACTCTACGG GTCGACTACGCAGTAATTCACCCTCGAACACTAGCGCAACAGACAGACTTCTCAACACCTCACCTTCAACGAGACTTCAAAGTCAATCTCCTTCAAATAACTCTTCTAACGGAAGATTAAAGGGGTCACCACTCAG GCTTCGCGACCCGTCTCCATCTCGTCACATCCACTCGCCCGTTTCACACAGATCAGCGTCCTGCTTCGACGCCGACATGCAGCAATCTGGATATGTCGCTAATTATCCGCAG GTTGAAGCTGGAGGCTCAACTGACCCCGAAGCAGATGTCCTTGTACGTCTGGCTCGCGGCAGTGCAGGGTTTGGATTCCGTATTGTTGGTGGAACCGAAGACGGCAGCCGCGTAGCGGTGGGTTATGTTGTACCGG GTGGTCCAGCCGACGGACTTCTACGCCCGGGAGATTTGTTGACATCAGTAGATGGAATTCCTCTAAGTGGCGCTACACATGCGCGAGCGGTGGCCTATGTATGCCAGGCTGCGTCTAGAGGACAT GTGACATTGGGTGTGAGACACAACAGAGCAGATATTCAGCCTTTGGGAATACCAGCCGTAGTGCCTGCTCATCAACACCAGCCGTTGCTTCc cGCTGAACCTCCGGTGGCTCACGTACCAGCTTCTTATAATATTCTTCACCCAGCACCCATGTACCCACCGGCTGCACCTAT GTACGGCGTCCAATATGAGGCAAGCGGTGGGTGGACAGTGCCGTATGACGTCACAGTGACAAGAAATGAAGGAGAGGGCTTTGGATTCGTCGTTATCTCATCTACCAATAAAGCTACAAGTACAATAG gccAACTAATCGCTAATTCTCCAGCGGCTCGCTGCGGTCTCCTTCACGTTGGAGACACAATAGTGGCTATCAACCACTTACCGGTCCGTAACCTGCCTCACCCCGAAGTAGTGGCCCTCATTAAGAGATCAGGCACCACTGTCACCCTCACGGTTTTACCACCGGACTGA